A single genomic interval of Cervus elaphus chromosome 26, mCerEla1.1, whole genome shotgun sequence harbors:
- the LOC122684289 gene encoding trace amine-associated receptor 3, with translation MDLTHIPEDLSSCPKFGNKSCPPTNRHFHIRVIMYSIMIGAMFITIFGNLVIIISISHFKQLHSPTNFLILSMATTDFLLGLVIMPYSMVRSVESCWYFGDGFCKFHTSFDMMLSLASIFHLCSIAIDRFYAVCYPLHYTTTMTISMIKWLLAFCWSAPALFSFGLVLSKANVSGMQNYEILVACFNFCALAFNKFWGTILFTTCFFTPGSIMVGIYGKIFIVSKRHARVMDNMPENTKGEVRKNLSKKKDRKAAKTLGIVMGVFLACWLPCFFAVLIDPYLGYSTPMIVLDLLVWLGYFNSTCNPLIHGFFYPWFRKALKYIVSGKIFSSHSESANLFPEAH, from the coding sequence ATGGATCTAACTCATATTCCTGAAGATTTATCCAGTTGTCCAAAATTTGGAAATAAGTCCTGTCCTCCCACCAACCGCCATTTTCATAttcgagtaataatgtactcaatTATGATCGGAGCCATGTTCATCACTATCTTTGGAAACTTGGTCATAATCATTTCCATATCTCATTTCAAGCAGCTTCACTCTCCCACAAACTTTCTGATCCTCTCCATGGCAACCACAGACTTTCTGCTGGGTTTGGTCATCATGCCGTATAGCATGGTGCGATCAGTAGAGAGCTGCTGGTATTTTGGGGATGGCTTTTGTAAATTCCACACAAGCTTTGACATGATGCTAAGTCTGGCCTCCATTTTCCACCTCTGCTCCATTGCTATTGACAGATTTTATGCTGTGTGTTACCCTCTACACTACACAACCACAATGACCATCTCCATGATAAAGTGGCTGCTGGCTTTCTGCTGGTCAGCccctgctcttttttcttttggtttagtTCTATCCAAGGCCAATGTTTCTGGTATGCAGAACTATGAGATTCTCGTTGCTTGCTTCAATTTCTGTGCCCTTGCTTTCAACAAATTTTGGGGGACGATATTATTCACTACATGTTTTTTTACTCCTGGCTCCATTATGGTTGGTATTTATGGCAAAATCTTTATTGTTTCCAAACGGCATGCTAGAGTTATGGACAACATGCCTGAAAACACAAAGGGGGAAGTGAGAAAAAACTTATCCAAGAAAAAGGATCGCAAAGCAGCCAAGACCCTGGGCATAGTAATGGGAGTGTTTCTAGCTTGCTGGTTGCcttgtttttttgctgttttgattGACCCATATCTAGGCTACTCCACTCCCATGATAGTACTTGATCTTTTAGTGTGGCTTGGGTACTTCAATTCCACTTGCAATCCTCTCATTCATGGCTTCTTTTATCCATGGTTTCGGAAAGCTCTTAAATACATAGTGTCGGGAAAAATATTTAGCTCCCATTCAGAAAGTGCAAATCTGTTTCCTGAAGCACATTAA
- the LOC122684290 gene encoding trace amine-associated receptor 2 translates to MYSFMAGAIFLTVFGNLAVILSISYFKQLHTPTNFLILSMAVTDFLLGFTIMPYSMIRSVENCWYFGLTFCKIHYSFDLMLSITSIFHLCSVAIDRFYAICYPLQYSTKMTIPVIKQLLVLCWSVPGTFAFGLVFSEAYADGIEGYDILVACSSSCPVMFNKLWGTTLFMAGFFAPGSVMVGIYGKIFAVSRKHARAINNLPENQNNQMRKDKKAAKTLGIVMGVFLLCWFPCFFTILLDPFLSFSTPVVLFDALTWFGYFNSTCNPLIYGFFYPWFRRALKYIFLGKIFSSHFHNANLFTEKETD, encoded by the coding sequence ATGTATTCCTTCATGGCTGGAGCCATATTCCTCACAGTGTTTGGTAATCTCGCCGTGATCCtctccatttcctacttcaagcaGCTTCACACACCAACCAACTTCCTCATCCTCTCCATGGCGGTCACTGATTTCCTGCTGGGATTCACCATCATGCCATACAGTATGataagatcagtggagaactgcTGGTATTTTGGGCTGACGTTTTGCAAGATTCATTATAGCTTTGATCTGATGCTCAGCATAACATCCATTTTCCATCTTTGCTCGGTGGCCATTGATAGATTTTATGCTATCTGTTACCCTTTACAGTATTCAACCAAAATGACGATTCCAGTCATTAAACAGTTGCTGGTTCTCTGCTGGTCAGTCCCCGGGACATTTGCCTTCGGACTGGTCTTCTCTGAGGCCTACGCGGATGGAATAGAAGGCTATGATATCCTGGTTGCTTGCTCTAGCTCCTGCCCGGTGATGTTCAACAAGCTATGGGGGACCACCTTGTTTATGGCAGGTTTCTTCGCTCCTGGGTCTGTGATGGTCGGGATTTACGGCAAGATTTTTGCAGTGTCTAGAAAGCATGCTCGTGCAATCAATAACTTACcagaaaatcaaaataatcaaATGAGGAAAGACAAGAAAGCAGCCAAGACTTTAGGGATAGTGATGGGTGTTTTTCTATTATGTTGGTTTCCCTGTTTTTTCACGATTTTATTGGATCCCTTTCTGAGCTTCTCTACTCCTGTGGTTTTGTTTGATGCTTTGACATGGTTTGGCTATTTTAACTCCACATGTAATCCCTTAATATATGGTTTCTTCTATCCCTGGTTTCGCAGAGCCCTGAAGTACATTTTCCTGGGTAAAATTTTCAGCTCACATTTTCATAATGCTAATttgtttacagaaaaagaaactgattaG